AATGGCCTTGTCCGAAGACGGCAAGCTCCAGGAATACTATGTGGAGATGTTGCACCAGGCCAAGACCAAAGGCAACATCTACAAGGGCGTCATCCACAACATCGATACGTCCCTCCAGGCTGCCTTTGTCAACTACGGCGCCGTCAAGAACGGCTTTCTGCAGATTGACGAAGTGCATCCCGAATACTACCTCACCCCCGTGGATTCCTCCAAGGGCCACAAATATCCCCTGCTGCAAAAGGTGCTCAAGCCCGGCCAGGAAATCCTGGTGCAGATTGGCAAGGAGCCCACCGGCACCAAGGGGGCCTTCCTCACCACGTATCTTTCCATCGCCGGCCGGCATCTGGTGCTCACGCCCGGACGCGAGCAGATCGGCGTCTCCCGCAAGGTGGAGGACGAAGAGGAACGCGCCCGGCTCAAGGAGATCATGAACGGCATCACCCCTGGCGAAGGCCTGGGCGTGATTGTGCGCACCGTGAGCGAGGGCCTCTCCAAGACCAATCTGACCAAGGACCTGCAGATCCTTGAACGCCAGTGGAAGGAGATTCGCAAGCGCGGGCAGGAGGCCGAATCCCCCAGCCTGATCTACCAGGAACCGGATCTGGCCGAACGTGCCGTGCGCGACTACTTCACCGCCGACGTGGGCGAAATCTGGGTGGATGACGCCACCACCGCCGAGCGCGTGGCCGCCTATGCCGCCATCCTCTTCCCCCGCTCCAAAAGCCTGGTGAAGCACCACGATGCCACGGACCGCACCCTGTGGGAGCGCTTCAATCTGCAAAAACAGATCGACCAGCTCTACAGCCGCTACGTGACCCTGCCCTCGGGCGGGCAGCTGGTGTTCGATCAGGCCGAAGCCCTGATGGCCATCGACATCAACTCCGGCCGCACCGGCGGCAAGTCCAATTTCCATGAAACCGCCTTCCGCACCAATATGGAAGCCGCCGAGACCATCCCCCATCAGCTGCGGCTGCGCGATGTGGGCGGGCAGATCGTCATCGATTTCATCGAGATGAAGGACCGCAAGCAGTGGGCGGAAGTGGAAAAGACCCTCAAGGCCGCCATGAAGGTGGACCGCGCCCGCCACGACATCGGCAAGCTGAACAAATTCGGGTTGTTGCAGATGGTGCGGCAGCGGCTGGGCTCCTCGGCCATCTCCCTGTCCTCGGAAGCATGCCCGGCCTGCCAGGGCACGGGGTTCCGGCGGAACATGGAATGGCAGTCCATGCAGGCCCTCAAGCAGATTTACTTCCAGTTGCGCGCCAACACCGGCCAGGCCCAGCTGGAGATTCCCCTGCCGCCGGAGCTGTGCCTGTATCTGCTCAACCGCAAAAAGGAAAAGCTCCTGGCCATGGAGCAGCAGTACGGCACCCAGCTGACCCTGACCATGCGTCACGGGTAGGGCGCCATTCATGTGCAGGGGGAATCCATTCCCCATGAGCGAGTTGCCATGCGACTGATGCTGCATTGTTGTTGCGGGCCGTGCTCGCTGGTTCCCGGTGCGATGCTGTTGCAGCGGGGGGTGGACGTGACGGGCTGTTTCTACAATCCGAACATCCACCCGCTGCAGGAATACCTGCGCCGCCGCGAGGGCATGGCCCAGGTGGCGGCGCACCTGGGCATGGACATGCTCTGGCTGGACGCGGAATACCATCCGGCCCGCTTTCTGGAGCCGCTGCAGGATCATACCCAGCGCTGCGAAGGCTGCTACCGCCTGCGCCTGGAGCGCGTGGCCCGGGCAGCAGCGGCCACAGGGCACGAGGCCATCTCCACCACCCTGCTCTACTCCAGGTATCAGAATCACGAGCTGATCCGGCAATGCGGCGAGGAACTGGCCGCACGCTACAATCTGACCTTCCTGTACGAGGACTTCCGCGCCGGATGGCAGCAGGGCATCGACGAATCCAAGGCCCTGGGCATCTACCGCCAGCCGTATTGCGGCTGCATCTACAGCGAATACGATCGCTACCACAAGCAGCTGAAAAAGCTGTTCGTGTCCTGACCATGCTCTGCTACATCCACGTCCCCTTCTGCACCCGCAAATGCGCCTATTGCGCCTTCGCCTCCCAGGTGCCCCGCGCCGGGGACATGCAGGCCTATGTGGACGCCCTGCTGCAGGAGATCGCCATCCAGGGGGATCGCCTGGGCCGCCGGACCATCTCCACCCTGTATTTCGGCGGCGGCACGCCTTCCCTGCTGCCGGCCAAGGTGGTGGAGGTCGTGTTCCGCCGGCTGCGCCGGGCCTTCCGCATCGCGCCCGATGCGGAAATCACCCTGGAAGCCAACCCGGAGAGCGTCACCGCGCATCATCTGCACGATCTCGTCTCCCTGGGGGTCAACCGGGTGTCCATCGGCCTGCAGGCCATGGATGACGAATCCCTGGGGCTGCTCGGCCGCTGCCACACGGCCCGGCAGGGGCTGGCCGCGGCGCACAACGCCCGCATGGCCGGGGTGCAGAATCTGAGCCTGGACCTCATCTGGGGCCGGCCCGGCCAACGCCTGAAAACCTGGCTGGACGAGCTGCGCCAGGTGGTCTCCCTGCGGCCGGAACACCTTTCCTGTTACAGCCTCACCGTGGAGCCGGGCACGCCCCTGGAGACCCTCTGCCTGGCCCGGACACTGGCGCTGCCCGACGAAGAGGAGCAGGGCAAGATGTTCGTGTATGGCAGCGAATATCTTGAAGGAGAAGGATACCTGCACTACGAGATTTCCAACTTCGCCCGGCTGGGCTTCCAGTCCCGCCACAACACGGGCTACTGGGAAGGGCGGGACTATCTGGGGCTGGGCCCCTCGGCCGTCTCCACCCTGGAGGGGCGGCGCTGGGCCAACCCCGAGACCCTGGCAGCCTGGGTCGAGGCCGTGCGCACCGACACCCTGGGCCAGGACGCCGAGCCCCTCACCCTGGAACAGCGCCTCACCGAGCTGGTGATGCTGCGCCTGCGCACCTCCCGCGGGCTGAACCTGCGCGGCTACCGGCGGCTGGCCGGCGTCTCCTTCACGCAGCAGCATGCGGCCAAGATACAGGCCCTGTCCAGGCGGGAGCTCATCCGCATTCATGGCGGCTACCTGCGCCTGAGCCGCGAAGGCTGGCTGGTGGCGGACGCCATCCTGACCAATCTGATCACCGACGGCTGACGCCGCAGCGCTTCAAACACGCCATCGCGTTGACCTGTTCCGGCAGCGGTGTTACTGCTGCCCTCTTTCCCGCCATGTTTCCCCACCGTGCCCGTCCATGAACCACGCCGCCGCCCGTCCCGCCCCCCGTCCCGCCCTGCATTCCTGGCAGGCCATCCTCCGGCTCACCTGGCCGCAGATGCTCATGATGTTCGCCCACTTCAGCGTGGGGTTCGTGGACGTCTGGACCGCCGGGATGATCGGACCGCAGACGCAGGCGGCCCTGGGGCTCATCACCCAGAGCCTGTTCGTGCTGCTGATCATCTGCGTGGGCCTCTCCAACGGCGTGGTGGCGGCGGTCAGCCAGTCCCTGGGGGCGCGGCGGCCCATGCGGGCCATGCGCTACGGTGTCTATTCCCTGGTAACCGCCGCCGGGGTGGGCGTGCTGCTCATGGCTGTCGGCCTGCCCAGCCGCGACCTGTTTCTTTCCCTGCTCAATACCCCGGACGATGTACGGCCCGAGGCAGCTCGGCTGCTGGTCATCTATCTGGCCACCCTGCCGGCCCAACATCTGCTGGTGGTCACCAACGCCATCTTCCGGGCCTACGGCGAGGTCCGCACGCCCCTGTGGACGGTGACCGTCCTGGCCCTGGTCAACCTGCTGGGCGATCTGACCCTCGGTCTGGGCTGGGGCCTGGGCTGGCTGGGCGTTTCCGGATGGGGGGCAACGGGACTGGGGCTGGCCACGCTCTTCTCCGTCTCCCTGGGGGCAGGGCTGAACTGCTGGGTGCTCTGGAAACGGGGCCGGCTCCACTGGCGGGCCATGCCGCCGCGACGCTGGCAGCGCCGGGCCCGGGGGTATCTGCTGCGGGTGAGCTGGCCGGCCGGGGCCTCCCAGGTGGTCTGGCAGGTGGGCAATCTGGCGCTGTTTGTGGTGCTGGGCCTGCTGGGGGACCAGGCCATGCCGGCCATGGCCGGCTTTGGCGCGGGCCAGCGGCTGGAAGCCCTCCTGTTCCTGCCGGCCATGGCCTTCAACATGAGCGCCTCGGTGCTGGTGGGCCAACATCTGGGCGCCGGAGACGTGGCCGCGGCCAGACGATCGGGATTGCAACTCCTGGCCCTGGGCTGCGGCAGCATCAGCCTGGCCGGCTTCCTGCTGTGGCAGGTCGCAGGCACGGTCACCGGCTGGGTGGCGGCAGATGCAGTTGTCCATATCGAAGTGCTGTCGTATTTGTATTGGAACATTCTGGCCATATGCTTCACCACCGGCACCATGATCCTTGCCGGGGTGATGACCGGAGCCGGCGCCACGCTGTATACCCTGGGCGTGCTCGCGGTGGCCACGTGGGGGGTGCGGCTGCCCCTGGCCTACTGGCTGGCGGTGCCGGCCGGCTGGGGAGCGCAAGGGGTCTGGATTGCCATGTTCGCCTCGCAGGGAGTGCAGTGCGGCGCGCTGCTCGCCCTCTTTCTGTTCCGGGACTGGAGCCGCTTCGCCATGCGGCCTGTCCGGCGGAACCATCCGCAACCCGCAACAAAAGGTGAAACATCCTCATGAATAAGGACTTCGAGCCTATTTCCCTGGCCGGGCGGGAACAATACCTGGCCGCCTACGCCGCCTGTCCGCAGCATCCCAGCGACACCAGCTTCGCCAACCTCTGGGGCTGGGCCGAGGAATACGGCCTGGAATGGGCCTGGGGCAGCCAGTGCGTATGGATTCGCCAGACCAAACCCGCCCTGCGCTACTGGGCTCCCGTGGGGCCGTGGGACGGCCTGCCCTGGAACGAATGCCCTTCCCTGGCCCAGGGCATGGAGGTCATCCGCGTGCCCGAGACCCTCGCCCTGCTCTGGCAGGAGCACCTGGGGGATCGGCTCGTCCTCACCGAGGACCGGGACAACTGGGACTACCTGTACGACGTGACCGAACTCATCGAGCTGCGCGGCAACGTCCATCACAAAAAGAAAAATCATCTGAACGGATTCAAGAAGGCCTACCAGTACGAATACCGGTCCATGACGCCGGATTGCGTGGAAGAGGCCCTGGCCCTGCAGGCTGCCTGGCGCGGCTGGCACGATACGCCGGACTCCCCGGCCCTCATCGCCGAAAACAACGCCATCGAACGCGTGCTCACCCGCTGGGACGTGCTGCCCGGCCTCATGGGCGGGGCCCTGCATGTGGGCGGGGCCATGGTGGCCTTCACCGTGGCCGAACCCCTGGACAAGGAGACGCTGGTCATCCACTTCGAGAAAGGCCAGGCCGGCATGCGCGGGGTGTATCAGGCCATCAACCAGATGTTTCTTGCGCACGACGCCAACGGCTACAAGGTGGTCAACCGGGAACAGGACCTGGGCGACGAAGGCCTGCGCAAAGCCAAACTCTCCTATCACCCCATTGGCTTTCTGAAAAAATATCACGCCCGCATCCTGCCGCGCTAGGGCATTTTAATTTTGAAAAAGGACCTTGCGAGAGGGGAAACCTTNTCCTTTCAAAGATAACTTGCCCTGGGCGGCAGACGCCGGGGAAAAGGCAGGTTGCGGATGTCCACCACGCGCACCATCGGGCTGGCCGCCCTGGTCATGGGCGGCAGCGTGCTGCTCTCCCGGTTCATGGGCCTGGCCCGGGACAAGGCCATTTCCTACGTCCATGGCGCGACCCTGGATACGGACATCTACTTCACGGCCTTCGTCATCCCGGACTTCCTGAACTACCTGCTGGCCGGGGGCTATTTCTCCATCACGCTCATTCCCCTGCTGGCGGAGAAATTCGGCCGTGGGACCCCGGCCGGCGAGGCCGACGCCTGGGCCTTCTTCTCCACCGTGCTCACCTGGCTCACCGCCGCGGCCGTGCTCCTGACGGGGCTGGCCATGGCCTTTGCGCCCCAGCTGGCCCGGCTGGCCGCACCGGGATTTGATGCCGAAAGCCTGCAGCGGCTGGCGCAGTTTCTTCGCATCATCCTGCCAGCACAGATCTTCTTCATGGCCGGCAGCTGCGCCACGGGGCTGTTGTACCTGCGCAAGCAGTTCTACGCCCCGGCCCTCTCGCCGCTCATCTATAACGGCTGCATCATCCTCTTCGGGCTGCTGCTGCCCGGCGACGGCATGGAAGGCTTCTGCTGGGGCGTGTTGGCGGGCTCGTTTTTGGGCAATTTTCTGCTGCCCTTCCTGGCGGCAGCCCGCACCGCCCCCGGGCACGGGCAGGAAGGCGGCGCAGGCCTGCGGCTGGCCATGCGTTGGCGGCATCCCGATCTCGGCCGCTTCCTGCTGCTGGCCCTGCCGCTGATGCTGGGGCAGTCCGTGGTGGTCCTGGATGAACAGCTGGTCCGGGTGTTTGGCAGCCTGACCCAGGAAGGGGCCGTGAGCTGGCTGACCTACGCCCGACGCATCATGCTGGTGCCCGTGGGCGTGGTGGCCCAGGCCGCAGGCGTGGCCAGCTACCCGTTTCTGGCCTCGTTGGCGGCCAAGGGCGATGCGGAAGGGTTCACCAAGACGCTCTCTTCCTCCCTGCGCAACACCACGGCGGTGCTGGTGCCGCTTTCGATCTGGATGATCGCCGTCGCCGGCCCCACCATCAGCCTGATTTTTGAGCAGGGCCGCTTCGACGCCGCAGATGCCGCAGCCACGGCCCTGTGCCTGCAGATTCTGCTGGCCGGGGTGTTCTGCTGGGGCATCCAGCAACTGGTGGGCCGGGCCTTCTATGCCCGACAGGATACCGTGAGCCCGGCCGTCATCGGCACCCTGGCCACCCTGGCCGCAGTGCCGGCCTATTGGCTGCTGGGCAGCCGCTTTGGCGCAGCCGGGCTTGCGGCGGCCAGCGCGGGGTCCGTGGCGCTGTACACGCTGTTGCTGGCGGGCTGGTGGCGCAGACGTCACGGCGGCGAGGTCTTTGCCGGGCTGTGGCGGGTGCTGGGGGGCACCCTGGGGCTGGCCGTGCTGGCTGGCCTGCCGGCAGCCGGGATGGTGTG
This sequence is a window from Megalodesulfovibrio gigas DSM 1382 = ATCC 19364. Protein-coding genes within it:
- a CDS encoding Rne/Rng family ribonuclease, with protein sequence MTRTTKKKSKMFLSVLPGEQVEMALSEDGKLQEYYVEMLHQAKTKGNIYKGVIHNIDTSLQAAFVNYGAVKNGFLQIDEVHPEYYLTPVDSSKGHKYPLLQKVLKPGQEILVQIGKEPTGTKGAFLTTYLSIAGRHLVLTPGREQIGVSRKVEDEEERARLKEIMNGITPGEGLGVIVRTVSEGLSKTNLTKDLQILERQWKEIRKRGQEAESPSLIYQEPDLAERAVRDYFTADVGEIWVDDATTAERVAAYAAILFPRSKSLVKHHDATDRTLWERFNLQKQIDQLYSRYVTLPSGGQLVFDQAEALMAIDINSGRTGGKSNFHETAFRTNMEAAETIPHQLRLRDVGGQIVIDFIEMKDRKQWAEVEKTLKAAMKVDRARHDIGKLNKFGLLQMVRQRLGSSAISLSSEACPACQGTGFRRNMEWQSMQALKQIYFQLRANTGQAQLEIPLPPELCLYLLNRKKEKLLAMEQQYGTQLTLTMRHG
- a CDS encoding epoxyqueuosine reductase QueH, translated to MRLMLHCCCGPCSLVPGAMLLQRGVDVTGCFYNPNIHPLQEYLRRREGMAQVAAHLGMDMLWLDAEYHPARFLEPLQDHTQRCEGCYRLRLERVARAAAATGHEAISTTLLYSRYQNHELIRQCGEELAARYNLTFLYEDFRAGWQQGIDESKALGIYRQPYCGCIYSEYDRYHKQLKKLFVS
- the hemW gene encoding radical SAM family heme chaperone HemW, with protein sequence MLCYIHVPFCTRKCAYCAFASQVPRAGDMQAYVDALLQEIAIQGDRLGRRTISTLYFGGGTPSLLPAKVVEVVFRRLRRAFRIAPDAEITLEANPESVTAHHLHDLVSLGVNRVSIGLQAMDDESLGLLGRCHTARQGLAAAHNARMAGVQNLSLDLIWGRPGQRLKTWLDELRQVVSLRPEHLSCYSLTVEPGTPLETLCLARTLALPDEEEQGKMFVYGSEYLEGEGYLHYEISNFARLGFQSRHNTGYWEGRDYLGLGPSAVSTLEGRRWANPETLAAWVEAVRTDTLGQDAEPLTLEQRLTELVMLRLRTSRGLNLRGYRRLAGVSFTQQHAAKIQALSRRELIRIHGGYLRLSREGWLVADAILTNLITDG
- a CDS encoding MATE family efflux transporter, whose translation is MNHAAARPAPRPALHSWQAILRLTWPQMLMMFAHFSVGFVDVWTAGMIGPQTQAALGLITQSLFVLLIICVGLSNGVVAAVSQSLGARRPMRAMRYGVYSLVTAAGVGVLLMAVGLPSRDLFLSLLNTPDDVRPEAARLLVIYLATLPAQHLLVVTNAIFRAYGEVRTPLWTVTVLALVNLLGDLTLGLGWGLGWLGVSGWGATGLGLATLFSVSLGAGLNCWVLWKRGRLHWRAMPPRRWQRRARGYLLRVSWPAGASQVVWQVGNLALFVVLGLLGDQAMPAMAGFGAGQRLEALLFLPAMAFNMSASVLVGQHLGAGDVAAARRSGLQLLALGCGSISLAGFLLWQVAGTVTGWVAADAVVHIEVLSYLYWNILAICFTTGTMILAGVMTGAGATLYTLGVLAVATWGVRLPLAYWLAVPAGWGAQGVWIAMFASQGVQCGALLALFLFRDWSRFAMRPVRRNHPQPATKGETSS
- a CDS encoding DUF2156 domain-containing protein, which translates into the protein MNKDFEPISLAGREQYLAAYAACPQHPSDTSFANLWGWAEEYGLEWAWGSQCVWIRQTKPALRYWAPVGPWDGLPWNECPSLAQGMEVIRVPETLALLWQEHLGDRLVLTEDRDNWDYLYDVTELIELRGNVHHKKKNHLNGFKKAYQYEYRSMTPDCVEEALALQAAWRGWHDTPDSPALIAENNAIERVLTRWDVLPGLMGGALHVGGAMVAFTVAEPLDKETLVIHFEKGQAGMRGVYQAINQMFLAHDANGYKVVNREQDLGDEGLRKAKLSYHPIGFLKKYHARILPR
- the murJ gene encoding murein biosynthesis integral membrane protein MurJ, translated to MSTTRTIGLAALVMGGSVLLSRFMGLARDKAISYVHGATLDTDIYFTAFVIPDFLNYLLAGGYFSITLIPLLAEKFGRGTPAGEADAWAFFSTVLTWLTAAAVLLTGLAMAFAPQLARLAAPGFDAESLQRLAQFLRIILPAQIFFMAGSCATGLLYLRKQFYAPALSPLIYNGCIILFGLLLPGDGMEGFCWGVLAGSFLGNFLLPFLAAARTAPGHGQEGGAGLRLAMRWRHPDLGRFLLLALPLMLGQSVVVLDEQLVRVFGSLTQEGAVSWLTYARRIMLVPVGVVAQAAGVASYPFLASLAAKGDAEGFTKTLSSSLRNTTAVLVPLSIWMIAVAGPTISLIFEQGRFDAADAAATALCLQILLAGVFCWGIQQLVGRAFYARQDTVSPAVIGTLATLAAVPAYWLLGSRFGAAGLAAASAGSVALYTLLLAGWWRRRHGGEVFAGLWRVLGGTLGLAVLAGLPAAGMVWTAGRISLAGPLLQAFLVICLSGVLFFLLYLWASARLMPDAAAPMLDLLGKIRRKFLRRTS